The following is a genomic window from Desulfatirhabdium butyrativorans DSM 18734.
ACGCTCAATTGGTCCGCCTGCAATCTGCGTATTTTGGTTGTCCATATTCGTTGTTTCATGGTAGGAATGAGGAGATCGGCAATCGATTGGCCCGATGGCCTCGCCAATCTATCTTTCATGCGTTGAAAAGTCAAAACCTGATGGACGCGCAACAATTCGTTATTCCGAACGAGAACATGCACGGATTTTTGGCTGGTTGCGCGCTCATCCCCTTATCGTCCAAGAGGTTACGGATGCCTTCCACAAACCCTTCTCAGACTCAATCGATCGATGCAATCGTCTCCAGCATTCTTGCGCGGGCGGAATCGACGTCAGGCCAGGATCGGCCCGCACAAATTCACTCGGTTCTGATGGATGTCATGACAAGGCTTGCTCCAGTGCTGAAAAGCGAGCGGGAAGCCTGTAGAACTTCATCGACATGCCCAAAGGCATCCACCTGCGACGGGTAGTATTTTCATTTTGCGATCAAAAGGATATTCCGGCGCCTCGAAATCTTGAGCCTACAGATCACAGGCTCGCGGCAAACCCTTTGCGGGTGCGGGGATGCGTACGTTTCCGCTTCCCTGCAGCGCAAGGCATTTCAGAGACGCTCCGGGGGCGCTACGGAGGCCCATGTCCATTAAGCTAAAAATCATTCTGAGCATTCTATGCATTGTCGCGCTCAGCACATTCACGATGGAGTGGTGCGCCCAGCGTTTGTTGCTCTCCCGGTTTTCAGCCATCGAATCGGCCCAGGCCATGGAAAACTTTGTCAGGTTCCGCAACGCCATCGATTCCGAAATCGAGCGCCTCGATGGGATATGTCACGACTGGGCCTCCTGGGACGATGCCTACTCGTTCGTGCAAGACGCTTCCGAGTCCTTTTTGCAAACCAATCTTCAGGACAATGTTTACAAGATCAAGAACCTCAACCTGATTGCCTATTGCGATGCTGAAGGCAAAACTGTCTTTGGCGGGGCAAGGGACATTGTCGAGGACAAGCCTATCGAATTCGAAGCCTTCTTCGCTCAGTATCTGAAGACCTCCTCCCCCATCCTCCATGCATGGAAATCCAACCCCAGGCGGTTCCCGCTGAAAGGTGCCGTCATGACAACGCGAGGCCCCCTGGTGTTTGCCTGCCGCAGCGTGTTGCCCAGCAACGAGAACGCTGTGCCGATGGGCTTTCTGGTCATGGGAAAGCTTCTCGATGACGAAACGGTCTTTGCGATTTCCAAACGCATCAGCCTGAGATGCGCCATCATCGATTTCAAGAAACCCGGTTCACCGGGGCTCCTGCCCGATGGCGCGCCCATACCGACCGCTGAAAAACCCCATCAGATCGTCGATGCCGAGGCCATCGAGCTCATCGGCGGTTATCCCGATATCGAGGGCAAACCGCTTTTCGGAATGGCGGTTTTCTCGGATCGGGACTTTTATCAAAATGGTCTGGAAATCGTCCGCTATCTTCGATGGATCATCCTTGCCCTTGGCTTTTTCTGTCTGGCGAGTCTGTTCTTGCTGATCCACTTCACCACCATTCAACCCTGTCAGATCCTGATGAATCATGCTGCCCATATTTATGAAACCGAGGATCTCCAGATCAGGCTGCCCGAAAATCGGCGGGATGAATTCGGCAAACTGTCCAAAATCTTCAACGCCATGATGGAGAAGATTGCCCAGTTGATCTCCCGGGTGAAATATTCCGAAGCGCTGTATCGAACCGTTTCCGATCATTCGATGGCCATGATCGCCATGATCCAGCGGTATCGGATCCGATATGCCAATCCTTCGCTTCTGGCTTGTAGCGGCTACCGGGAAGATGAAATCATCGGCATGAACCCGCTTGACTTGATACATCCAGATGATCGATCCGCCGTAGATCAGGCGATTCGAAACGCCAGGATCAATGAAAGCTGGAGCGATAGCGTGCGTCTTTTAAGCCATTCAGGCGAAACCCGCCGAGTGGAACTCGTGGCTTCCGTCGTGAGTTGGGGGGAAGCGCCGGCCATTTTGGTCCATGGCATCGATATCACCGAAAAACTCGCGATCCAGCAGCGCAATGTCGAACTGGAAGACAAAGTCCGACAGACAGAACGCATGGAAACCCTCGGAATTCTGGCAGGCGGAGTCGCCCATGACTTGAACAATATCCTGGGGGCCATCATCAATTTGCCGGAAGTCCTGCTGATGAAAATCGCAGCGGATGATCCACTGCGCAAATCGCTTCAGATGATCCAGGATTCGGGAAAACGCGCTGCCGCGCTGGTAGAGGATCTGCTGACCATCGGCAGGGGCTCCAAAGCCCGGCACATCGAGCTGTCCCTCAATGCCGTCATTCGGCAGTATCTGGATAGCGCCGAATTGCAGGATCTGAATAGGCGCCATCCCCATGCCACTATCATCGAAGATTTGCATGAAGCACTTTCCCCGATTCTGGGCTCACCGCTTCATCTGAACAAAGTCATCATGAATCTCGTGACCAATGCTGTCGAATCGCTGCGTGCACCTGGGGTTGTTCGCATTCGGACCCGTAACGTTCTGGTGGACCATCCGATTGCAGGTTA
Proteins encoded in this region:
- a CDS encoding CHASE4 domain-containing protein gives rise to the protein MSIKLKIILSILCIVALSTFTMEWCAQRLLLSRFSAIESAQAMENFVRFRNAIDSEIERLDGICHDWASWDDAYSFVQDASESFLQTNLQDNVYKIKNLNLIAYCDAEGKTVFGGARDIVEDKPIEFEAFFAQYLKTSSPILHAWKSNPRRFPLKGAVMTTRGPLVFACRSVLPSNENAVPMGFLVMGKLLDDETVFAISKRISLRCAIIDFKKPGSPGLLPDGAPIPTAEKPHQIVDAEAIELIGGYPDIEGKPLFGMAVFSDRDFYQNGLEIVRYLRWIILALGFFCLASLFLLIHFTTIQPCQILMNHAAHIYETEDLQIRLPENRRDEFGKLSKIFNAMMEKIAQLISRVKYSEALYRTVSDHSMAMIAMIQRYRIRYANPSLLACSGYREDEIIGMNPLDLIHPDDRSAVDQAIRNARINESWSDSVRLLSHSGETRRVELVASVVSWGEAPAILVHGIDITEKLAIQQRNVELEDKVRQTERMETLGILAGGVAHDLNNILGAIINLPEVLLMKIAADDPLRKSLQMIQDSGKRAAALVEDLLTIGRGSKARHIELSLNAVIRQYLDSAELQDLNRRHPHATIIEDLHEALSPILGSPLHLNKVIMNLVTNAVESLRAPGVVRIRTRNVLVDHPIAGYETVRKGDYVQLTVSDTGMGMEQGDIQRIFQPFFSKKTLAKSGTGLGMTIVWNTVADHDGYIEVESIPEKGTTFHLYFPMAQKELGS